A window of Borrelia coriaceae genomic DNA:
GATGCTATTATGATTTAAGTGAATTACTTACTTAAAAAAGAGTAAATAATTCCAATTAAAGTTAAAAAAATACCTGTACATAGGGTAATAATGGTTCCAAACATCCAATTATGTAATTTTAATGTACTTTCAAGTTTAATTTTGTTTTCGTCAATTTTATTATCAAGGTCTTTAATATCAGATTTTAATTCCATTTTAATCAGTTCAAGATCTTTAAAAGTAAGCTCGTTGTGATAATATCTGTAAGACAGATCGTCAGCAATGTCCCTGTTAATACCTGCTTTAATAAGTTCATTTAAGACCATTTGTCTTGTAATTCCTATTGTTTGAGGAAGTCCCATGATAATCTCCTTAATATATATTATACAGTATTTTAAGGGATGATAGAATGAGTTTTGAAGTGTATGATATAGGAAAGGTTTGTCTGAAGTTTAATGTAAAAAAATATTAGAGAATAGCTGATGTTGAATTCTATTGGTATATTTATAGTTAATACCAAGTTTTTTGAGGTGTAGATTAATATAAGATTTCAGAGTACGTAAGTTTTTATTTGATCTGTGTTCACTAAAAAAGTTTTCGACTAGTGTAGCAATAGTAGCTAAAGTTTGATTAGAATTGTTTTTATAGTGATTTAGGTTATTTTTATTAAGTTTTAGTAAATAGAATGACTTAATATATTGTATCTTGTCGTATAAGTTTAGTATGCAAGGTTTACGCTCTAGTATGATATTATGAGTGTGATTGTAAGAGATATTGTTTAGCGTGGCTTTAGACTTAATAATTAAAGAATAGATTAATAGTATTTGTTTGGTAGTGATACGAAAGTTGAATATATGTTTTGCAATGTAATTAATTTTGTATGTATGAATAGAAGTTAATTTATGTTTATCTAAATTTCTAATACAATTAGCAATATCGTTGGAATTGAATAAAGAATATTGTTCAAATTGTAAGCCATTACTTAAAGCATAAAGTATAATATTTTTTTTAAAATTATAAGGAGTTTTAATATTTGGGTCTTTTAGATGAGTTAAGGGTATGCCTGAAGCCATGATGATACCAAGTAAATTGTGAATAGTACTAGAAGAATGTATAAGATGTTTGCTAAGTAAAATAAATTCGTCGGGATTAATTTTATAAATAGTAGTAATAGGAGTTTTTCTATTAAAAAATTTTTTTAGTGAAAACATTATGTAGTATTTATT
This region includes:
- the bdr gene encoding Bdr family repetitive protein translates to MGLPQTIGITRQMVLNELIKAGINRDIADDLSYRYYHNELTFKDLELIKMELKSDIKDLDNKIDENKIKLESTLKLHNWMFGTIITLCTGIFLTLIGIIYSFLSK